The stretch of DNA GCCTCCGCCAGCGGCGGCCAGTCGGCGTGCCGCAACAGAAGGCGGGTGAACTCTTGCGCGGCGGCGCTCACCGCCCGGGGCGGACCGCCCCGGGGAAAGATCGACGCAGTCCAGCGAAGGGCGAGATGGCACAGCGCCAGCGCGGCGGCGCGATTCGAGGGGGCTCGCTCCGCGGCGGCGCGCAGCCTGGGAAGCAGCCAGGCCGCTCCTCCCGCGAGGATCTCCCGCGCTCCGATCGCCGCGAGGTGCAGCCACTCCGGATCGGGGCCGCTCACCGCCGGTGCGGGCACTTCGTAGCCGAGATCGGCCATCACGTCGACGGCGAGCGGCGAGAGCAGAAGAGACGCCTTCCGCTCGGGCCACTCGCGCCATTCCGCGGCGCATCCGCGCCGCGCCGTCTGCCAGGCCCAGCCCGTCTCCCGCGCGTGGCGGGCCACCGCCGCTCGGAGCCGCTCCACCGACGACGATTCGACCGCCGCTTCCACGGCCTCTCGAGAGCGCGAGAAGCCGAAGTGACCGAGCACCCGCTCGACGGTCGCCACGGGCTCCCGTCGGGCGTCCTCGAAGCGGACGATGAGGAGCGGCATCGCCGCTCCGGCGGCGCGCCAAAAGGCGACGAAGAGCGCCCAGGTGTCCGCCGGTGGCAGCCCGAAGCACCCCGGAAAGTGGTCCGGCCACTCGGTGGACTGCTCGAGGTAGCGCTCGAGCGGCAGCTCGGAGGCATGGTCGCGCCTCCACAGCGAGTGCACCGCGTCGCGCACGTCCCGCACGAACAGCACCGCCGGCGCCGGTCGCCGCGCGAAGCGCAGCTCGTGGCCCCAGACGACCTCCGAGCCGGGTTCGAAAGCGAAGACCCGCTCCGGGGCGGCGGCCGCGAGGTGCCAGCGCAGGTGCTCCCACGCGAGGCAGGTCATCCGGGACCCCTCGGGCCCCTCCTCCCAGTGACGGCCCTGCCACTGCGAGTAAGTGGCGCGGATGCCCAGCTCGAGCAGCACGTTGACGAGCCAGGACAGCCCGCAGCAGAACGGTGGCGAAGCCAGCCACAGCTGGCGGGCGGCGCCTTCCGCGGGCGCCCCTCCGCTCGGACGGTCCATCGATCGGTCTCTCCTCCCGTCAACCTCGGTTCCGGAGGACTCCGGCGCAAGCCGCAGGGAGCCGGGCGGACTCCGGCGGGGCCGATCCGGTTCCTTGACGCCCGTCAGGCAGGGCCCGAGATTCGCTGGGAGCGTGCAGCGGCTGGCGAACGGCCGCAGATGACCCCGTACCGGGGTGGGAGCCAGCGATGATCATCAGCCGGACCCCGTTCCGCGTGTCGTTCTTCGGCGGCGGGACCGACTATCCGGCATGGTACCGGCGCCACGGCGGCGCCGTGCTCGCCGCGGCGATCGACAAGTACTGCTACCTCACCTGCCGCTACCTCCCCCCGTTTTTCGACCACCGCTACCGGTGCGTCTACTCCAAGATCGAGTCGGTCCAGAACATCGAGGACATCGAGCATCCGGCCATCCGGGCCGTGCTCGGCTACCTCGGAATCGACCAGGGTCTGGAGATCCACCACGACGGCGACCTCCCCGCCCGCAGCGGGATGGGATCGTCGTCCGCGTTCACCGTCGGGCTTCTGCATGCGCTCCACGCGCTTCGCGGCGAGATGCTGTCGAGCCACCAGCTCGCGTTGGAAGCGATTCACGTCGAGCAGGAAGTGATCCGCGAGACGGTCGGATCGCAGGACCAGATCACGGCGGCCTACGGCGGGTTCAATCACATCATCTTCCGCGAGAACGGTGACTTCGAGGTGCACCCTGTCACGATCTCGGCGGAGCGGATGCGCGAACTCAATGCGCACCTGCTCCTCTTGTACACGGGTATCAAGCGGACGGCCAGCGACATCGCCTCCAGTTTCGTGACCAGAATCGACGAGCGGCGGCGCCAGCTCCGGATCATGGCCGATCTCGTGCGCGAGGCTCTCACCGTGCTGACCGGCAGCGGCGGGCTCGAGGCCTTCGGCGAACTGCTTCACGAGGCGTGGCTCGTCAAGCGGTCGCTCAGCAACGCGGTGTCGAACGAGCGCGTGGATTCGCTCTACGAGCGCGCCCGGCGGGCCGGAGCCATCGGGGGCAAGTTGACCGGGGCCGGCGGGGGCGGGTTCCT from Acidobacteriota bacterium encodes:
- a CDS encoding kinase — translated: MIISRTPFRVSFFGGGTDYPAWYRRHGGAVLAAAIDKYCYLTCRYLPPFFDHRYRCVYSKIESVQNIEDIEHPAIRAVLGYLGIDQGLEIHHDGDLPARSGMGSSSAFTVGLLHALHALRGEMLSSHQLALEAIHVEQEVIRETVGSQDQITAAYGGFNHIIFRENGDFEVHPVTISAERMRELNAHLLLLYTGIKRTASDIASSFVTRIDERRRQLRIMADLVREALTVLTGSGGLEAFGELLHEAWLVKRSLSNAVSNERVDSLYERARRAGAIGGKLTGAGGGGFLVLFAPPERHERIRAELANLIHVPFSFDRSGSQIIFFDHERDYSEQSRIRAQQKIDAFRELTPCP